The genomic DNA TCTACTGATGCAATAGTTGACGATATATTGTTTCCTTGAACATAAATTGTAGCAAGACAGCCCGCAGACCCTGTCCAAAATGTTTGATCGTAATTAGACGCTTTAGAAATGCTTGATAAAAAAATACAAAAGAATAATAAAAGGTATTTCATAAATTTCCCCTTGCCAAGATATTGACACTTTGTATCAAAGCCATGCCCGATTGTAAAGCAATAAAAAAATTAAATATGTAATAATTACAAATAATTATAAAAACTAGCTTCTATTGGCTTAGTTATTTTTAATGGTACTTACTTGATCATGACAAATCAGATAAAAAGGAAATGATAAATATGGCTTGTATGTATAAAGCCAATCAAATTTAAGCAGAAGCTAAAATGTTTAATCTCTAAAGTTATTAAACTGTAGTGGAAGACTAAAATCTAAACTTTTTAATAAAGTAATCACTTCTTGCAAATCATCGCGTTTTTTTCCGGTGACTCTGACGGTTTCCCCTTGAATAGAAGCCTGAACTTTAAGTTTTGAGTCTTTAATGGTTTTGATTAATTCTTTGGCTTTATCTTTTTCAATGCCTTCAAGGACTTTTATATTTTGTTTAGCTCTACCACTAGCAGCGGGCTCTATTTTACCCAGCTCCAAAGATTTTAATGATACGCTTCTTTTGGCTAATTTTGCTTGTAGCACATCAACCGCTGCTTGAACTTTATAGTCATCAGCAGAGTTCACCATAATTTCTTTGTCCTTGCGTTCAATAGTCGTATTACTGCCTTTAAAGTCAAAACGTTGGGTTAATTCTTTATTGGCTTGGTTTAACGCATTATCAATTTCAGCAAAATCAATTTCATTCACAATATCAAAACTTGGCATATATACTCCTTAAATTATAAATCTCTTTCAGTCATTCTTCTTGGATCTAAAGCTTCATTCAGCTTTTCTTCATCCAAAACATTTTTTTCTAAAGCAATTTTACGTACGGTCTTGCCGGTTTTATATGCTTCTTTGGCTATGGCTGCCGCTTGATCGTAACCAATGAGAGGAGCCAAAGATGTACACATGGCTAAACTTTCTTCTATTAGACTTTCACAACGTTCTTTATTGACCTTTAAGCCGTCCACACAACGTTCAACAAAATTGTGACAAGACTTGGCCAACAAGTCACTGCTTTCAATAAGATTATGAATCATCATCGGCATCATAACATTCAATTCAAAGTTACCTGCTTGTCCACCCATGGTTACCGCCGCATCATTGCCAATCACTTGCGCACAGACCATACAAACTGACTCAGCAATTACAGGGTTAACCTTACCCGGCATAATCGATGAACCCGGTTGCGTTTCTGGTAAAATCAACTCGCCAATACCACAGCGTGGCCCTGAACCAAGCAATCTAATGTCATTGGCTATCTTCATAAAGCTGACCGCAAAACCTTTTAAAACAGCACTCGCTTCAACAATGGCATCTTTACTGGCTTGGGCTGCAAAGTGATTACGTGCTTCAGAAAATTGTAATTGGGTATGTTTGGCAATTTGAGCAATGGCTTTCTTGGGAAATTCAGCTTTGGTATTCAAACCCGTTCCAACTGCAGTACCACCCAAAGCCAACTCACTGATTGAAATTAAGGCTCGTTCTATTCTTTCAATGGCTTCTTGTACTTGGAAAGCATAGCCAGAAAACACTTGTCCCATTCTGATTGGTGTAGCATCTTGTAAATGGGTACGACCAATTTTCACAATGTCATCAAAAGCTTGAGCTTTTTCATCAAGTGCTTGATGCAAGCTGCGCATGGCGGGCAACAAAACCTTATTAAAATGCAAACTGGTCGCAATATGCATGGCTGTTGGAAACACATCGTTGGAGGATTGGCCATAATTGACGTGATCATTGGGGTGAATCAGTTTACTGCCCTTTTCTCCACCTAAAATCTCAGTTGCACGGTTAGAAATCACTTCATTGGTGTTCATGTTGGAAGATGTTCCAGAACCAGTTTGAAAAATATCAACCACAAATTGATCATCAAATTGCCCGGCAATCACTTGTTCAGCCGCTTCAACAATGGCATTTGCTTGCTCAGAGCTAATACAATTCAATTCGGCATTGGCCAAGGCTGCCGCTCTTTTGATTTCTCCTAAAGCTTGAATCATCACTCTAGGTAATACGTATCCACTGATTGGAAAATTTAAAACAGCTCTTTGCGTCTGTGCCGCATAATAAGCATTTTGAGGAACTTGCATCTCACCCATAGAGTCTTTTTCTATACGGTATTCAGTATTTTTTGACATATGAGCTAAGTACTAAAGCCACTTAAAAAGTAAAGTTTTACTCTAGCCTTATGCAGGAATATTTTTATTTATGAAATTAATGACTTTATGTAAGTTTTTTATGTTTTGGCTGATCGCAAGGTTTTCCCGTTCACAAAAATAAACCAAAGTTTCTGTGGCTAAATTGCCTTTAGCACCGGGAGCATAAGGGCAACCCCCTAGCCCGCCAATAGATGTATCAAAAGTGTGTATACCCTGTTGCAAGCTTTCATAGACATTACACAAAGCCAAGCCATATGTATCATGATAATGACCAGCCAAATGTTGATTGATTCCCAGTGCAGCAGTTAGTTTGTACAAAGCCTTCATTTGTCTTGGACTGGCTTTGCCAATGGTATCACCTATAGAAACCTCATAACAGCCCATATTTAATAAACGTTCAATGATTGGAACAACTTTATTTGGGTCAATATCACCTTCATAAGGACAAACAAAGGCAGTTGATACATAGGCTCTTATTTTTATCTTGTGTGATAAAGCTTGTTCACATACAGGTTTAAAGCGTTCAAAACTCTGCTCAATACTGGCGTTGATATTTTTTTGATTAAAAGTTTCTGAAGCCGCTGTGAATATTGCTATTTCTTGCATACCACTTTCAATGGCCAAATCTAAACCTTTTAAGTTGGGTACCAAAACCGAGGTCTCTATGCCTTGAGTATATTTTCTAATGGTATTAATAACTGCTTGTGTATCAGACATTTGTGGCACAGCTTTAGGTGATACAAAAGCCCCAATTTCAATATAGTCTAAACCTGCATCTACCAAAAGTTTAATAAGTTCAACTTTTTTTTCTGTCGAGATACTGTCTTTAATATTTTGCAAACCATCTCTAGGGCCCATTTCTTTAATTTTTAAGCTCATGCTTTTGTTTCACTTTCTAACTCAAGCAATGGTTGCTCTTCTTCCACTTGTAGACCATCGACCACCATGATATTTTTCACTACAGTATTTCGTGGGGCAACAATTTTATATTCCATTTTCATAGCTTCAATAATTAGCAGAAGTTCATTTTTTTTAACCTCTTGCCCTTGTTTTATATAAACCGCTTTCACCATCCCATTAAGCGGCGCTTTACAGTAATTTGAACTTTCTTCATCATCATCAGTCATTGATTTATAAATCTGCTTAAGAATAATTTGCTTACCGTGGTGTTGTATATGAAGCCAATCCTTTTGTTTTATCAAAACAATAAGCTTATCATCAGGTCCTATGTATTCTGTTTTGTTTGCAGTTGCTTCTATTGCCAATAGTTTTAAGTTTTTAGGATAAGGTACTTCATCATTTAGTATTGTTAAATAACGTGTTTGAGGATATATTCTTTGTCTTAACTTGTCTTGGATTAATCTTTGATACCAAGGATTGTTTTTCCGTTCCAATTGCAACTGTTCTATACTGTATAAAAGTTCATAAATCCCTGCTTCTTGTAAATACTGTTGCTCATATTTTACATAATCTTGATAGTTTCTATCAATCCATTGTATATCGTGTTCGCCCTCAATAAAATCTGAGCTTTCTAAAAGCCAAGTCACAAAATTTAGGTTATGGGCTAAGCCTAGAATATAACTTTCATGCAGGGCCTTTAGCATTTTCATAATTGCTTGATCTCGGGTTTCTGCCCAAACTAAAAATTTAGCCATCATTGGATCAAAGTTACTGCTAATCTGCGTACCCAACTCAACATCACATTCAACACGATCAAACAGTCTAGACTGTTTCATACCCAAGATTTTTCCTGTAGCAGGCATAAATTCTTTTAAAGCATTTTCAGCATACACTCTCACTTGAATAGCGTGGCCTTTGGCTTGCATATCATCGGCAATAAAAATTGCTTCGCCCAAAGCATGTTTGATTTGTAATTCAAGCAAATCTAAATCATAAATAAGCTCTGTTACACCATGCTCTACTTGTAACCGCGTATTCATTTCCATAAAATACGTGTTTTTATGCTGGTCAATGATAAACTCAACCGTTCCCAAGCTTTCATAGGCTATGGATTGAACCAAATCGACGGCTTGTTTACACACTTGTGCTTCTTGTTCAGCATTTAAAAATGTAGAATGACTCTCCTCAATAATTTTTTGATAACGCCGTTGCATGGTGCAGTCACGGGTTTTAAAATGATACGCTTGTTTTCCAGTAGAAAATACCTGCACTTCTACATGCCTAGCTTTTTCTAAATAAGGCTCAGCCAGTAAAGTACCATCTGCAAACGCTGCTTGAGCAATTCTTTTTGCTGAAGCAACGGCTTCTTTAAGCTCATTGCTTTGGTGGACTATGGTCATCCCTTTACCACCACCACCTAGCGCTGGTTTTAAAATAATTGGCAAGTTCATTTTTGTTTCTATAGCTTTGATAAAAGCATCTTTGCTATCAAAATTAGCTTCATTAATACTATCTAAAACCTTTAATCCGGCATCAACGGCAATGGTTTTAGCTTTGGCTTTGTCTGCAAAAAGTCTTATTGATTCTGGTTTTGGACCTATAAAGATAATACCCTTATCTTGACATTGCTGTGCAAAATCAGCATTTTCAGAAAGAAATCCCCAACCGGGATGAATAGCTGTACAATGATGTTTTAAAGCAAAATCAACCATTGATTTGGCATGGGTAAAGACACTTTGCATGTCTTTTTCTTCTAGCCATATGACCTCATCTAAATCCTGTATGTAATGTGACTGCTGACTTTGACAGGCTAAACCCACAGAGGCAATATTGAGTTTTTTTAAGGTTCTACAAACCCTAGAAACCACTTCTCCTCTATTGGCTATAAAAACTTTATGTTGGCTCAGATCAGTTTTCATACTTTCCCCCATTGTGGCTTACGTTTTTCAAAAAATGCATTTAAACCTTCCTGACCGTCATAAGAAACTCTACATTTTGCAATCAGCTCTGATGTGCTTTGTGCAAAATTTTCAGGTTTAAAAGATAAATATTTTCTTGATAATTGTTTAATTATTTTAAGTGCATAGGGTGAGTTATTTAAAGTATCTTCACATGTAACATCAAAGACTTTTTTACTCTGATCTTTTCCAGTAATACAGGAATGAATCAAACCATAGGATAATGCTTCTTGAGCTGTAAACTTTCTAGCCTGCAAAGACAAGGCTAAAAACTGTGAGTACCCCAATTTTTGAATTACAAATGGTGATATCGTAGCTGGTACAATTCCCAGCTTTGCTTCACTTAAACTAAAAAATGCGTTGTCTTGGGCAATCACAATATCTGAACAAGCCACCAAACCCAAAGCGCCACCCATAACAGCACCTTGAACATGGGTGATCACGGGTATGGAACAATTGTATAGAGCCAAGTACATGTTGAATAACAATTGGGCAGAGGCAAGGTTTTCTTTTTCACTTAAATCTTTGGCTTGTCGCATCCAGTTCAAATCTGCACCTGCACAAAAATGCTTTCCGTTTGCAGAAATTGTTAATATTTTTGATGTCTTAGGAAGATTATTAAAAGCTTCACTTAACTCTATAAGCATTGACTCTGTTAAAGCATTGCCCTGTTCGGGTCTGTTTAAAATTATGTTACTTTGTTGTTTTGTATGTTGAATATCTAACACTGCAATTAACCTTTCTCACATTCTAAAAACGCCAAATGTAGTGTCTTTGATTGGATTTTCTAAACTTATGTTCAGGGCTAAGGCTAAGGTATTTCTGGTTTGTCTTGGGTCAATAATTCCATCATCCCACAAACGAGAAGTACTATAATAAGGTGAGCCTTCAGCTTCGTATTTATCCAGAATTGGCTGTTTAAACGCCGCTTCATCTAAAGACCCGTCTTTGCCTTGCATTTGTTTAAGCGTCCACAGGACATTGGCAGCTTGTTGACCTCCCATCACAGATATTCTGGCATTGGGCCACATCCATAAAAAATTAGGACTATACGCTCTTCCACACATGCCATAATTACCGGCACCAAAACTACCGCCAATAACAACAGAAAACTTTGGAACCTGAGCGTTGGAAACTGCCATCACCAACTTAGCACCATCCTTAGCAATACCACCTTCTTCATAGCTTTTACCGACCATAAATCCTGTAATATTTTGTAAAAACAACAAAGGTACTTTTCTTTGACAACACAACTCAATGAAGTGCGCTCCTTTTTGAGCACTTTGTGAAAACAACACACCATTGTTGGCAATTATACCAATGCTTTGCCCAAAGATTTTAGCAAAACCACATACTAGCGTTGTACCATACAAAGCTTTAAATTCATCAAACTCACTACCATCAACCAAACGGGCAATGATTTCTCGTACATCATAACTGCTATTGGCTGACTTGGGTAAGACACCCAATATACTTTCACAATCATAGGCTGGCTCATGATTATGCATGACAACCTTATTTTTTCTAAGGTTTAGATGATTTACAATATTTCTTACTTTGTCCAAGGCATCTCTGTCATCTTTGGCCAAATGATCGACCACGCCTGATTTTTTAGCATGGACATCGCCACCGCCCAATTCTTCTGCCGTTACATCTTCTCCTGTAGCTGCTTTAACCAAAGGTGGGCCACCCAAAAAGATGGTTCCTTGCCCCTTAACAATCACAGTTTCATCACTCATGGCCGGCACATATGCGCCTCCAGCAGTACAAGACCCCATGACACAAGCAATTTGAGCAATACCCAAAGCTGACATTTGCGCTTGATTGTAAAAAATGCGACCAAAGTGCAACTTATCTGGAAAAACCTCGGCTTGCAGGGGCAAAAAGGCTCCGCCAGAATCAACCAAATAAATACAGGGCAATGCGTGTTCAAGCGCAACTTCTTGTGCACGCAAATGTTTTTTTACGGTTTGTGGAAAGTACGTTCCACCTTTTACGGTTGCATCATTGGCAATAATCATCACCGAAGATCCATTCACTTTACCTATCCCACATACAATACCCGCACTGGCCACCGCATTATCATACTGGTTATAGGCCGCTAGCGGGGAGAGCTCTAAAAAACTGCTCCCTTCATCAATCAAATAGGCAATTCTATCTCTAACAAACATTTTTCCTTTGGCTTGATGTTTTTTTAGATAAGTTTCACCGCCACCTTGCGCAACGGTCTCAAGTTTTTGTAGATGCTCCTGCCAGAGTTGATGATGATAGGTATAATTTTCTTTAAACTCTTTTGACTCTGAGTTAACTTTACTTTGAATAATCACAATTTATTATCAAAACCGCAAAATCACAGCTCGTCAACTCTTAGCAGTAAGAAAAACAATAATTTTATTTTATGTTGGCTATGATTGCATTATTTTGCACTTTAAACAAAATGGTATAAGGGATTCTTAAATTCAACTTATTCTTTGGAGGAACCATGCTTAAAGAATTTAAAGACTTTGCTGTTAAAGGCAATGTTGTAGATATGGCTGTAGGTATTATTATTGGTGCTGCCTTTGGTAAAATTGTAACGTCTTTTGTAAATGACTTAATTATGCCTGTGGTAGGTCAACTGACCGGTGGTGTTGATTTTTCAGACATGTTTATTGCTCTTGATGGCTCTAGTTTTGACACTTTGGCTGCAGCAAAAACAGCGGGCGCTCCAATCATTGCTTATGGCTCTTTTATCAATACAGTTGTTGATTTTGTAATTGTTGCATTTTCAATCTTTATCGTTATTCGACAGATGAACAAACTCAAAAAGAAAGAGGAAGCTGCTCCCTCAGCTCCACCTAAACAAGAAATTTTACTTGAAGAAATCAGAGACTTATTAAAAAAGTAAATATTCAAATTAAAAGCCTAGTCCGTTCTCTATATTAAAAAATGCGCACAGGCTTGGTTTGAATAGACAATAATAAAAAACTAGATAGATTTGCCAGAGCACCCATGAGCAACATAGAGCACATTCTTCAACAACGCATTCTGCTGCTTGATGGCGCAACAGGAACCGCTATTCAGGACTTAAATCTTAGCCCATCTGACTTTGGTGGTGAATCCTATTACGGTTGCAATGAACATCTTAATTTAACCGCTCCTGATAAAATTCTCCAAATTCATGAAAACTACTTAGCTGCCGGTGCAGATATTATTGAAACCAATACTTTTGGCGGTCTTGCTTTTGTTTTAGATGAGTTTTCATTAGGTCAAAAAGCTTATGATATCAACTTTAATGCTGCACAAATTGCCAAAAAAGCTGCCATGGCTTTTTCTACATCTGAGCAACCCAGATTTGTTGCCGGTTCATTGGGCCCTAGTACTAAATCTTTATCGGTTACCGGTGGCATTACTTTTGATGAGCTGAATCTACATTATAGGGATCAAATCAAAGCTTTAATTGAGGGGGGTGTAGACTATCTTTTATTTGAAACAGTACAAGACATGCGCAACCTAAAAGCGGCGTTTACCGCCGCCCTGGATTTGTTTACAGATGAACCTTCTCTTACTCACCCTATTGCTATCAGCGCAACCATTGAAACCATGGGCACAACCTTGGCAGGACAAAGCATTGAAGCTTTCTGGTCTAGCATTGCTCACCTACCTTTGTTATACCTAGGCTTAAACTGTGCAACAGGGCCTGACTTTATGACCGATCATTTGCGTTCTTTGCATGCTTTATCACATGTGCCTTTAGCATGCATACCAAACGCAGGTTTACCTGATGAAGAAGGTTTATACACACTTGAACCAAAGCAATTGGCTGATAAGCTGGCCTTTTTTATCCAAAATGGCTGGATCAATGTTCTTGGTGGCTGCTGTGGAACCAACTATAAGCATATCAAAGCCTTAAGAGAGCTTATCAATCAACAGCCTCAACCTAGACAGCGGCCAAACCATTCAATTCACCACTTGTCAGGAATCAATTTTTTAGAAATCACCGATGATCAACTGCCTATTTTGGTAGGAGAACGCAGCAATATTATTGGGAGCAGAAAGTTTAAAAAACTTATTGAGTCTGAAAACTTTGAACAAGCTGCAGAAATCCCAAGACAGCAAGTTAAAGCTGGTGCTGACATTATTGATATCTGTTTAGCAAACCCAGATAGAGATGAGCTATCTGATATGAAAAACTTTTTGATCTATGTCAATAAAACCCTCAGAGCTCCATGGATGATTGACTCAACCGATGCCACTGTTATTGAATATGCTTTAAAACAAAGTCAAGGTAAGGCTATTATCAACTCAATCAACTTAGAAGACGGTCTAGAACGCTTTGAAATGGTTGTACCCCTTGCAAAAAAATATGGTGCCGCATTAATTGTTGGAACCATTGACGATGATCCCAAGCAAGGCATGGGAATAAGCCTTGAAAGAAAAATAGAAATTGCACAAAAATCTTATAGCATTTTAACCCAAGATTATAATATCAGTCCATATGATATCTATTGGGATAGCTTGGTTTTTCCCTGTGCTACAGGTGATGAAAACTATTTAGCTTCTGCAAAAGCAACAGTTAGTGCAATTACTGAACTTAAAAAACGTTTTCCCCATACTAAAACAGCTCTTGGAATATCCAATGTATCTTTTGGCTTACCTTCTGCGGGTAGAGAAGTGTTAAATGCGGTTTTTTTATACCATTGCAGTAAAGCTGGTTTAGACTTGGCTTTGGTCAATACTCAAATGTTGCAGCGTTATGCAAGCATATCTGTCCAAGAAAAAAAATTAGCGGAAGATTTATTATGGAGCGGTGAACAACGTTACATTGATGCCTTTGCAAGCTTTTACAGACAAAAAAAATCCTCTACAAATACAATCACTCAATCTAAGCGAAGCTTAGATGAGCACTTATCTTATGCCATTATTGAAGGCAGCAAAGACCAATTGATAGAACGACTTGATGAAAAATTAAAAACGCAAAAAGCGCTTGATATCATTAACGGACCGCTTATGTCTGGAATGAATGAAGTTGGACGTTTATTTAATAACAATGAACTGATTGTGGCTGAAGTCTTACAAAGCGCTGAAGTCATGAAAACAGCGGTTGACCATCTTGAACAATATATGGATAAAACAGACAGTATCAGTCAAGATACCGTTATGCTTGCTACGGTTAAAGGTGATGTTCATGATATTGGCAAAAACTTGGTAGATATTATTTTATCCAACAATGGTTATAAAGTGATTAATTTGGGAATTAAAATCACTTCACAAGAGTTAATTGCTGCCTACAAAAAACACAAACCTTCAATTATTGGCTTATCTGGTTTATTGGTTAAGTCTGCCCAACAAATGGCCATCACAGCTGCTGATTTACAGCGAGAGAACATTAATATTCCACTTTTGGTTGGTGGTGCAGCTCTATCAAAAAACTTTACCACTGCAAAAATTGCCCCATGTTATTCAGGTCATGTTTATTATGCAAAAGATGCTATGACTGGCTTAGCGCTTTGTAAAAAAATTTTAAATCAAGATAAAAATACTCCTTTACCGGTTAAAACAATAACCCAAGCGAATGCCCAAAGTTTAAATACATCCAAGAAAAATGCTGTTGAAGGAAAAAGCAATGTTCCTCCGGCTAAAACCATACCTAAAATATACCATGATGGAACCGTGCAAACGGTTGAGCAGCTAGATCATGTAAAAAACTTTATTAATCCAAGAATGCTGTATGGTCGTCATCTGGGTTTACCCAACTCACAAGTAGACTTGTTGTTTCCCATATTTAAATCAAGAGCGGGTGAAAATGATTTGCTAAAAAAATCAACTGAACTCAAACAACAAGTAGAAGAAGTTTATTGTTATGCAAAAGAACATCACTTGTTTAACCCTCAGTATATTGTTGAGGATTTTTTATGTTTAAAAAATAAAAACAGCATTGAGCTGTTTAATAAGCAAGAGCAGCTGATAGAAACTTTTACATTTCCTAGACAAGACAAAGCTGATTATTTGTGCCTGTCTGATTATGTTAAAAATGAAAAACCTTATGATATCTGTGCCATGTTTATCTGCAGCTTAGAAAACAAAGCTAGAGAACAAGCCTTAATTTGGAAAGATGAAGGAGAATATTTAAAATCACACATCTTGTTTGCCCTCAATTTAGAAATGGCAGAAGCTTTAGCTGAGTATGTTCACTGCATCATTAGAACAAACTGGAATATTGAACATAAAGCTTACAGTCTAAAAGAAATGTTTCAGGCAAAATATCAAGGCAAACGTTATTCATTTGGCTATCCTGCTTGCCCAGATCTAGAAGATCAAAGAAAACTTTTTAAACTTCTTAAACCTGAGCGCATTAACATTGAACTAACCGAAGATTGCATGATGAACCCAGAAGCCAGTGTTAGCGCCATGGTGTTTCATCATCCACAAGCAAAATATTTTTCTGTTTAAAACTCTTTTCTCAAATTATTCATTAAGTCACCTTTTCTACCCAATTGAATTGTTTTTAAATTTAACCATTGTGACATTTTTTTTAACTCATGACTAAGAGAGCTTGCTACTTTCTTTTTATCCACGTCTTTTTCTGCATAAGCAGCCAAGACTTGCAATGAATGTGTTGTACGATCAGCTTTAATATCAACTCTGGCCACCAAGTCACCTTCCATCAAAAAAGGTAACACGTAATACCCCCACTTTCTTTTTTCTTGAGGAACATAAATTTCAATTCGGTAAAAGAAATCAAACAATCTCTCGGTTCTTGGTCTATGCCAAACAACTGGATCAAAAGGAGATAAAAGTGCCGTAACATTATCCATTGAAATATTTTTAATAGCGGGTAGTTTTGGCAAAGAAAAAGCTGGCTTACTCCATGACTCAACTTGCCAGCGTTCTAACTTTTTATCTTCATACAGCTGTTTTAAATACGGTTTAGCTATTTTAGGCGGCAACCTAAAATAATCCACAATCTCATCTTCTGTTGCAACACCAAGTGCTTGTACAGAAATAAGCAATAACTGTTTCATCGCTTGTTCTATGGTAGGTGTTTTTTGTTGATGAATTTTTTTGGGTACAATATTTTCTATGCAATCAAACTCTTTTTCAAAATTACCAACGCGTCTAATCCCAACTTGTCCAATACGAAACAACCAGTCTAAGGCTCTAGATGCATAGGAATAATGCCCCCAAGTGCTTTTTGGGAGTTTTTGTTGATCAAAAATATCTTTTGCTTTTAGTCTTCCTCTTTCTTTTAATTCTAAATATACACTTTCAATGTATTTTTTTTCATTTGTTGCAAATCGGTAGAGTGATTTCCATGTGTACCCCTGTTTTACTCGCTCTTTTGACCAACGAAATAGCGGTTCATACTCAACTGGTACCAGTGAAGCTTCATGCGCCCAGCATTCAAACCAATGATCCATTTCATAAGCAATCTCTTCTAATAAACGGCTATCATAAATGCCTAAACGAGAAAAAGCAGGTAAGTATTGTGTTCTTGCTACAACAGGAATTGCATCCAGTTGCAGGACATGCAGTTTGGACATCAAATTTTTAAGATGATTATGTTTTATTATCTTCGTTTGATTGCAACCAAAGCCCTGCTCTATTAAGAAGAGTTTACGAACTTCAGCCTTAGATATGTATTGAGAGTTAGATTTTGTCATCAATAGAGAAGTCTCAAAAATGTTCTAGAGCATTTAAAATACATTTTTAAAAACATATAATGTAACAAATTTTTACGCAAAAAATATACAGTATTATCTATAACAGTCTTATCAATTCCTATAAACAATAACTTAGAACAACTTTCTTTGGCACTTGTTTTGCTTAAATCATCTAAGTGTTAATATTTGAAAATCAATTAAAGTTTTTAGCCTGTGCAGAACTTTGCTATAATCAAGTGGTACTATGAAAAAACAATCTACGGCGTTCAAACTTTTTTTCTCATTGATATTTCTTTTTTCATTATCTGTTCACGCAGTTACCTATGTTTACATTAAGCAGGCCAAAGTTTATGTAAAAAGTGCTGCCAACAGCCAAGCCAGAAATATTGCGGCTCTTAGACAAGGGACAAAAGTAGCTTACAGAAAAACCCAAGGCAATTGGTATTTGATTTCATACAAATCTTCTAATGGACAAGTTAAAAGTGGTTGGGTAGCCAAAGGAACTTTATCAAAGCAACGTCCAAGCACTGCTCAACCAAGATATGCTGCTCCACCGCGTAGACCTTCAACTGCACCAAGATACTCTCCTCCGCCAAGAAGAACAACACCACCTCCAGCTTCCAGGCCTTCAAATTATAAACGGCCATCTGCCTCAGCTAATAGTGATTCAAAAATATTGGTTCAAGCCGGTTTAGGCGGCTCTTATTACACTTATAATGTAAGCTCTGATACTCAAGCTTTTGCCTACTCGTTTTTAGGGCCAAGCGCTCAGGTTAACTTAGAATACAACGCTTGGCAAAGCGCTAACGCAGATATGCGAGTAAAACTGTTATTTGATGGTAACTTTGCGTTTTATTCTTCTAAAACAAACTTACAAGATGGCAGTGGTAGTGTTTTTAGTAAACGCACACAAAACAATATGGCCTTTCATGTTGTTCCCGGCTTACAAGTAGAAAAAGATCTTAATCCACAAAGCAGTGCCGGTTTATTTTTAGG from Oligoflexia bacterium includes the following:
- a CDS encoding YajQ family cyclic di-GMP-binding protein, with amino-acid sequence MPSFDIVNEIDFAEIDNALNQANKELTQRFDFKGSNTTIERKDKEIMVNSADDYKVQAAVDVLQAKLAKRSVSLKSLELGKIEPAASGRAKQNIKVLEGIEKDKAKELIKTIKDSKLKVQASIQGETVRVTGKKRDDLQEVITLLKSLDFSLPLQFNNFRD
- a CDS encoding class II fumarate hydratase, which translates into the protein MSKNTEYRIEKDSMGEMQVPQNAYYAAQTQRAVLNFPISGYVLPRVMIQALGEIKRAAALANAELNCISSEQANAIVEAAEQVIAGQFDDQFVVDIFQTGSGTSSNMNTNEVISNRATEILGGEKGSKLIHPNDHVNYGQSSNDVFPTAMHIATSLHFNKVLLPAMRSLHQALDEKAQAFDDIVKIGRTHLQDATPIRMGQVFSGYAFQVQEAIERIERALISISELALGGTAVGTGLNTKAEFPKKAIAQIAKHTQLQFSEARNHFAAQASKDAIVEASAVLKGFAVSFMKIANDIRLLGSGPRCGIGELILPETQPGSSIMPGKVNPVIAESVCMVCAQVIGNDAAVTMGGQAGNFELNVMMPMMIHNLIESSDLLAKSCHNFVERCVDGLKVNKERCESLIEESLAMCTSLAPLIGYDQAAAIAKEAYKTGKTVRKIALEKNVLDEEKLNEALDPRRMTERDL
- a CDS encoding hydroxymethylglutaryl-CoA lyase yields the protein MSLKIKEMGPRDGLQNIKDSISTEKKVELIKLLVDAGLDYIEIGAFVSPKAVPQMSDTQAVINTIRKYTQGIETSVLVPNLKGLDLAIESGMQEIAIFTAASETFNQKNINASIEQSFERFKPVCEQALSHKIKIRAYVSTAFVCPYEGDIDPNKVVPIIERLLNMGCYEVSIGDTIGKASPRQMKALYKLTAALGINQHLAGHYHDTYGLALCNVYESLQQGIHTFDTSIGGLGGCPYAPGAKGNLATETLVYFCERENLAISQNIKNLHKVINFINKNIPA
- a CDS encoding biotin carboxylase N-terminal domain-containing protein, translating into MKTDLSQHKVFIANRGEVVSRVCRTLKKLNIASVGLACQSQQSHYIQDLDEVIWLEEKDMQSVFTHAKSMVDFALKHHCTAIHPGWGFLSENADFAQQCQDKGIIFIGPKPESIRLFADKAKAKTIAVDAGLKVLDSINEANFDSKDAFIKAIETKMNLPIILKPALGGGGKGMTIVHQSNELKEAVASAKRIAQAAFADGTLLAEPYLEKARHVEVQVFSTGKQAYHFKTRDCTMQRRYQKIIEESHSTFLNAEQEAQVCKQAVDLVQSIAYESLGTVEFIIDQHKNTYFMEMNTRLQVEHGVTELIYDLDLLELQIKHALGEAIFIADDMQAKGHAIQVRVYAENALKEFMPATGKILGMKQSRLFDRVECDVELGTQISSNFDPMMAKFLVWAETRDQAIMKMLKALHESYILGLAHNLNFVTWLLESSDFIEGEHDIQWIDRNYQDYVKYEQQYLQEAGIYELLYSIEQLQLERKNNPWYQRLIQDKLRQRIYPQTRYLTILNDEVPYPKNLKLLAIEATANKTEYIGPDDKLIVLIKQKDWLHIQHHGKQIILKQIYKSMTDDDEESSNYCKAPLNGMVKAVYIKQGQEVKKNELLLIIEAMKMEYKIVAPRNTVVKNIMVVDGLQVEEEQPLLELESETKA
- a CDS encoding enoyl-CoA hydratase-related protein, with protein sequence MLDIQHTKQQSNIILNRPEQGNALTESMLIELSEAFNNLPKTSKILTISANGKHFCAGADLNWMRQAKDLSEKENLASAQLLFNMYLALYNCSIPVITHVQGAVMGGALGLVACSDIVIAQDNAFFSLSEAKLGIVPATISPFVIQKLGYSQFLALSLQARKFTAQEALSYGLIHSCITGKDQSKKVFDVTCEDTLNNSPYALKIIKQLSRKYLSFKPENFAQSTSELIAKCRVSYDGQEGLNAFFEKRKPQWGKV